A genomic stretch from Methanophagales archaeon includes:
- a CDS encoding branched-chain amino acid ABC transporter permease: MIEYITSILLISAIYAIFALGLNLEWGFTGLINFGHVAFLAIGAYTTVLLNLNGIPLLVSVLAGMSLAGICGALLGIPTLKLREDYLAIVTIGFAEIIRSFLLNEEWLTGGPMGVCGYSRPFGGFDFIAGDYNLFLLIFVIVILGVCYFMLEKLIKSPWGRVLKSIREDEAVPASLGKNVFVYKIQSLVLGSIIAGLAGALLAFYLQYINPRNFMPIETFYAWIAVVLGGSGNNRGTVVGAIILMSFFSATRFTQGYLPLSPTQMGALRIMFIGLLLIILMMYKPEGLLGKKEDLVLD, from the coding sequence ATGATAGAATATATAACCAGCATATTACTAATATCAGCGATTTATGCAATCTTCGCACTGGGTCTGAATTTGGAATGGGGCTTCACTGGTTTGATTAATTTTGGACACGTTGCCTTTCTCGCCATAGGAGCATATACGACCGTACTGTTGAATTTAAATGGTATCCCGCTACTCGTGTCAGTACTTGCAGGAATGAGCCTCGCGGGTATATGCGGAGCGCTGCTGGGAATACCAACGCTGAAGCTGAGGGAGGATTATTTAGCAATAGTGACCATCGGATTTGCGGAGATAATACGATCCTTTCTTTTAAATGAGGAATGGCTTACTGGCGGTCCAATGGGTGTATGTGGGTATTCGAGACCTTTTGGCGGTTTTGATTTTATAGCTGGCGATTACAACCTGTTCCTGCTTATATTCGTAATAGTGATTCTTGGAGTATGCTATTTCATGCTTGAGAAGCTCATAAAATCGCCCTGGGGACGTGTGCTCAAATCCATACGTGAGGATGAGGCTGTTCCTGCATCACTTGGCAAGAACGTCTTCGTGTATAAAATCCAGTCGCTTGTGCTGGGATCTATCATTGCAGGTCTTGCAGGCGCGCTCCTCGCTTTCTACCTGCAATATATAAATCCGAGGAATTTTATGCCGATAGAGACGTTCTATGCCTGGATTGCAGTTGTGCTCGGGGGTAGCGGCAACAACAGAGGTACGGTGGTGGGCGCGATTATCCTCATGAGCTTCTTCAGTGCAACCCGGTTCACTCAGGGATACCTGCCGCTCAGCCCGACCCAAATGGGCGCGCTAAGAATAATGTTCATCGGTTTATTACTGATAATCCTGATGATGTACAAGCCAGAGGGGTTATTAGGGAAGAAGGAGGATTTGGTATTGGATTAG